A genomic segment from Polyangium mundeleinium encodes:
- a CDS encoding alpha-ketoglutarate-dependent dioxygenase AlkB codes for MIPLRTIALDETHHVEVGALPEALVPDATGLEALWALHPDAFHEIKMHGRLVRTPRWQQAYGADYRYTGNTNRALPLTPEMEDWLGWARATFEPRLNGLLFNWYDGAEGHYIGKHRDSDINRIEGSPIVTISFGEERVFRMRPWRGKGFVDVPALHAGVIVLPWDTNRAWTHEVPAPKGARGRRISITIRAFHG; via the coding sequence ATGATCCCGCTCCGCACGATCGCGCTCGACGAGACGCACCACGTAGAGGTCGGCGCCCTGCCGGAGGCCCTGGTCCCGGATGCCACCGGCCTCGAGGCGCTCTGGGCGCTGCACCCCGACGCGTTTCACGAGATCAAGATGCACGGCCGCCTCGTGCGCACGCCGCGATGGCAACAGGCGTACGGCGCGGACTACCGCTACACGGGCAACACGAATCGCGCGCTGCCGCTCACGCCCGAGATGGAGGACTGGCTCGGCTGGGCGCGCGCGACATTCGAGCCGCGGCTGAACGGCTTGCTCTTCAACTGGTACGACGGCGCGGAGGGGCATTACATCGGAAAACACCGCGACAGCGACATCAACCGCATCGAGGGCTCGCCGATCGTCACGATCTCCTTCGGCGAGGAGCGGGTATTTCGAATGCGGCCGTGGCGAGGAAAAGGGTTCGTGGACGTCCCCGCCCTTCATGCAGGGGTCATCGTGCTCCCATGGGACACGAATCGAGCCTGGACCCACGAAGTGCCCGCGCCCAAGGGCGCACGCGGACGCCGGATTTCGATCACCATTCGCGCGTTTCACGGGTAA
- a CDS encoding glutathione S-transferase family protein, producing the protein MALTFYYGSGSPYAWKVWLALEHKKLDYDWKLLSFDRGETGTPEYLAINPRGKVPVLVHDGLVIAESNAIVEYLEERFPDSPLWPRDVAARAQARQLAAEADGYIAPVQRRLFQETLYTKEEARDATKIAEAQAAILDELARWEARLTGDWLVGELSLADFAVYPHIRAIRRVDDRLPAHGLGDRWPARIAVWMKRIEALPYYAKTIPPHWKG; encoded by the coding sequence ATGGCGCTCACGTTCTACTACGGCTCCGGATCGCCGTACGCCTGGAAGGTATGGCTCGCGCTCGAGCACAAGAAGCTCGACTACGATTGGAAGCTGCTCTCGTTCGACCGCGGGGAGACGGGCACCCCCGAGTATCTCGCGATCAACCCGCGCGGAAAGGTGCCCGTCCTCGTGCATGACGGCCTCGTGATCGCCGAGTCGAACGCGATCGTCGAGTACCTTGAAGAGCGATTCCCCGACTCCCCGCTCTGGCCCCGCGACGTGGCCGCGCGCGCGCAGGCCCGACAGCTCGCCGCCGAGGCCGACGGCTACATCGCCCCGGTGCAGCGACGTCTGTTCCAGGAAACTTTGTACACCAAAGAAGAGGCGCGGGACGCGACCAAGATCGCCGAGGCCCAGGCGGCGATCCTCGATGAGCTCGCGCGATGGGAGGCCCGGCTCACGGGCGATTGGCTCGTGGGGGAGCTCTCGCTCGCCGATTTCGCGGTGTACCCGCACATCCGCGCCATCCGCCGCGTCGACGACCGGCTGCCCGCGCACGGCCTCGGTGACCGGTGGCCCGCCCGCATCGCCGTGTGGATGAAGCGCATCGAGGCATTGCCTTATTACGCGAAGACGATTCCC
- a CDS encoding cobalamin B12-binding domain-containing protein, giving the protein MFSEGKAHEGEGLQIDGWACHSTLPRASSVQHLRSPMDLDDLCAQFVKAQLAGDRREALRLVMEEGVGRGAPAAELSQHVLEAAQREIGLLWQDNRISVADEHLATAVAQVVLAHLYRLSPASPLIGKLVVFGCVEGEHHDFPARLAADALDLAGYEVRFLGADVPTESLVSMIHRERPDLVALSATMSFNLHSLRMTVARLRSDFGDALPILVGGAACSTLADPAGELGADEFARDARELIEVAGRLVARPASHVRHLALGGTA; this is encoded by the coding sequence ATGTTTTCCGAGGGCAAAGCGCACGAGGGCGAGGGGTTGCAAATCGACGGATGGGCCTGCCATTCGACCCTGCCGCGGGCGTCCTCCGTGCAACACCTCCGAAGCCCCATGGACCTCGACGATCTGTGTGCGCAATTCGTCAAAGCTCAGCTCGCAGGCGATCGGCGTGAAGCATTGCGCCTGGTGATGGAAGAAGGCGTCGGGCGCGGCGCGCCGGCCGCGGAGCTGTCCCAGCACGTCCTCGAGGCCGCCCAGCGCGAGATCGGGCTGCTCTGGCAGGACAACCGGATCAGCGTGGCCGACGAGCACCTCGCGACCGCGGTCGCGCAGGTCGTTCTCGCGCACCTCTACCGGCTCTCGCCTGCCTCACCGCTCATCGGCAAGCTCGTCGTCTTCGGCTGCGTCGAGGGCGAGCACCACGATTTCCCCGCGCGCCTCGCCGCCGACGCCCTCGACCTCGCGGGCTACGAGGTTCGATTCCTCGGCGCCGACGTCCCCACCGAATCGCTCGTGTCCATGATCCACAGGGAGCGCCCCGACCTCGTCGCGCTCTCGGCCACGATGAGCTTCAACCTCCACTCGCTGCGCATGACCGTGGCGCGGCTGCGGTCCGACTTCGGCGACGCGCTGCCCATCCTCGTCGGCGGCGCCGCGTGCAGTACGCTCGCCGATCCCGCGGGGGAGCTCGGCGCCGACGAATTCGCCCGCGACGCCCGCGAGCTCATCGAGGTCGCGGGCCGGCTGGTCGCACGCCCGGCGTCCCACGTGCGGCACCTGGCCCTCGGAGGGACGGCATGA
- a CDS encoding response regulator has protein sequence MNERTDARWLSESRELALACDALGVIQWADVRARNLLGAQPGAALTTLAVPGTEEKTQALLTRAVGSEIRGWELALLCHGKPATVSFSARPNGEGGVELFGFVYPEGYGGAIEQLSRALTEIVNLNREVVRQQREIEQQHAELTRTNRELDESNRGVVTLHAEIEEKADALRRTSEVRRRVLANVSHEFRTPLHSILGLSQLLLDGTDGPLSEEQQKQIRFIRTSAEELSQLVNDVLDLSKAEAGKLTLRADLFTVSDFFASLRGMLRPLLPSHPGVDLLFELPEGNITLETDRGKVAQILRNLITNALKFTEQGRVVASAVRRGDEVVFRVQDTGIGIAAEHFDRVFEEFGQIDGPVQRKHKGIGLGLALSRRLAELLGGTLTVESKLGEGSTFTLTIPATHPEVRELATLAARPLDPSRSPVLIVEDDRKTMFIYEKFLSLAGFQVVPARTVDDARKQLGTFRPAAIVLDIMLEGEATWDFLAEVKQSPETREIPVLVVTVINKEQRARALGADEFWLKPVDQDHLLRKLKSVARPGTPARLLVIDDDERARYLMRKLLEKTPYELIDARTGPEGVELAQKLRPEVILLDFLLKDVTAFDVLDDLKADPRTRSIPVVIVTSHVLEPSERERLVAETEAILSKDSLSRELAIHRIRDALRKAGVGTSSSTE, from the coding sequence ATGAACGAACGAACGGACGCGCGCTGGCTCTCCGAGAGCCGTGAGCTCGCGCTCGCATGCGACGCGCTCGGGGTCATCCAGTGGGCCGACGTGCGCGCGCGAAACCTCCTCGGCGCGCAGCCCGGCGCCGCGTTGACCACGCTCGCCGTGCCCGGCACCGAAGAAAAAACCCAAGCGCTGCTCACGCGCGCGGTGGGGAGTGAAATCCGCGGCTGGGAGCTCGCGCTCCTCTGCCACGGCAAGCCCGCCACCGTGTCATTCAGCGCGCGCCCGAACGGCGAGGGCGGCGTCGAGCTCTTCGGCTTCGTGTACCCGGAGGGCTACGGCGGCGCGATCGAGCAGCTCAGCCGCGCCCTCACCGAGATCGTGAACCTGAACCGCGAGGTCGTGCGGCAACAACGCGAGATCGAGCAACAACACGCGGAGCTCACCCGCACGAACCGCGAGCTCGACGAGTCGAACCGCGGCGTTGTCACGCTCCACGCCGAGATCGAAGAGAAGGCCGACGCACTCCGCCGCACCTCCGAGGTCCGCCGTCGCGTCCTCGCCAACGTGAGCCACGAGTTCCGCACGCCGCTGCACTCGATCCTGGGTCTGTCCCAGCTTCTGCTCGACGGCACGGATGGCCCGCTCAGCGAGGAGCAGCAGAAACAGATCCGCTTCATCCGCACCTCGGCCGAAGAGCTCTCGCAGCTCGTCAACGACGTCCTCGATCTCTCCAAGGCCGAGGCTGGCAAGCTCACGCTGCGCGCGGACCTCTTCACCGTCTCCGACTTCTTCGCCTCGCTGCGCGGCATGCTCCGGCCTCTCCTGCCCTCGCACCCCGGCGTGGATCTCCTCTTCGAGCTGCCCGAGGGCAACATCACGCTCGAGACCGATCGGGGCAAGGTCGCTCAGATTCTCCGCAACCTCATCACGAACGCGCTCAAGTTCACCGAGCAGGGCCGTGTCGTGGCGAGCGCCGTACGTCGCGGCGACGAGGTGGTCTTCCGCGTGCAGGACACGGGCATCGGGATCGCGGCCGAGCACTTCGATCGCGTCTTCGAGGAGTTCGGGCAGATCGACGGACCCGTCCAGCGCAAGCACAAGGGCATCGGCCTCGGCCTCGCCCTCTCGCGGCGCCTGGCGGAGCTGCTCGGCGGGACGCTCACGGTCGAGAGCAAACTCGGCGAAGGATCCACCTTCACCCTCACGATCCCCGCCACGCACCCCGAGGTCCGCGAACTCGCGACGCTCGCCGCGCGCCCGCTCGATCCCTCGCGCTCGCCAGTGCTCATCGTCGAGGACGATCGCAAGACGATGTTCATCTACGAGAAGTTCCTCTCGCTCGCGGGCTTTCAGGTCGTGCCCGCGCGCACCGTCGACGACGCGCGCAAACAGCTCGGCACGTTCCGCCCTGCGGCGATCGTGCTCGACATCATGCTCGAAGGCGAGGCCACCTGGGATTTCCTGGCCGAGGTGAAGCAGAGCCCGGAGACGCGCGAGATCCCCGTGCTCGTCGTCACCGTCATCAACAAGGAGCAACGCGCGCGCGCGCTCGGCGCCGACGAGTTCTGGCTCAAGCCCGTCGATCAGGATCACCTGCTCCGCAAGCTGAAGAGCGTGGCGCGGCCCGGCACGCCGGCGCGGCTGCTCGTCATCGACGACGACGAGCGAGCCCGGTACCTCATGCGCAAGCTGCTCGAAAAGACGCCCTACGAGCTCATCGACGCGCGCACCGGGCCCGAAGGCGTGGAGCTCGCCCAAAAGCTCCGTCCCGAGGTCATCCTCCTCGACTTCCTGCTGAAGGACGTCACCGCGTTCGACGTCCTCGACGACCTCAAGGCCGACCCGCGCACGCGGAGCATCCCCGTGGTGATCGTCACGTCCCACGTGCTCGAGCCCTCCGAACGCGAGCGGCTCGTGGCCGAGACCGAGGCGATCCTCTCGAAGGACAGCCTCTCGCGCGAACTCGCCATCCACCGCATTCGCGACGCCTTGCGGAAAGCAGGTGTGGGCACCTCATCGAGCACGGAGTGA
- a CDS encoding ATP-binding response regulator, whose amino-acid sequence MQRNNGKAREHGGKILNVNDNEVARYLGTTMLRRAGLDVVEASSGMDALEMIHRAPPDVVVLDVKLPDIDGFEVCRRIKANPDTAGVKILHTSATFVSLDKKVQGLDIGADGYLTQPFEATELVATVRSLLRLAQAERELRARADRLAEADRRKDEFLAMLAHELRNPLAAITASLPLLEQRDAVNKGERRAREVLRRQTVHLARLVDDLLDVSRVTQGKIDLRLGPVDLKSLLARVVLTTRERSTNARGQTLTLALPDVPVQIRGDITRLEQIFTNLLDNASKYTDVGGHIRMRLDPITSGGATFARVTVRDDGVGIAADALPMIFGLFAQASVTLARSRGGLGIGLTLVRTLVELHSGQVEARSEGIGHGAEFEVRLPLLGVAEAGERASQRGTTELRRRRVCIVEDNVDAQQALGNLCEMWGHEVHAASDGIVGVGKVLELLPDVTLIDIGLPGIDGFEVVRRLRADPRGRGLWLVALTGYGSPEQRTSALAAGFDVHLVKPVEVHKLQELLDEGPPAVRASRL is encoded by the coding sequence ATGCAACGGAACAACGGCAAGGCGCGGGAGCATGGGGGCAAGATCCTCAACGTGAACGACAACGAGGTCGCGCGTTATCTCGGCACGACGATGCTCCGCAGGGCCGGCCTCGACGTCGTCGAAGCGTCGAGCGGCATGGACGCGCTCGAGATGATCCACCGCGCTCCGCCCGACGTGGTGGTGCTCGACGTCAAGCTGCCCGACATCGACGGCTTCGAAGTCTGCCGGCGCATCAAGGCAAACCCAGACACCGCGGGCGTGAAGATCCTGCACACGTCGGCGACGTTCGTCTCGCTCGACAAGAAGGTGCAGGGGCTCGACATCGGAGCCGACGGTTATTTGACGCAGCCCTTCGAGGCCACCGAGCTCGTGGCCACCGTGCGCTCGCTCCTGCGGCTCGCGCAGGCCGAGCGTGAGCTCCGCGCGCGCGCCGATCGCCTGGCCGAGGCAGACCGTCGCAAGGACGAGTTCCTCGCCATGCTGGCGCACGAGCTCCGCAACCCGCTCGCGGCCATCACCGCGTCGCTGCCGCTGCTCGAACAACGCGACGCCGTGAACAAGGGCGAGCGCCGCGCCCGCGAGGTCCTGCGACGTCAGACCGTGCACCTCGCGCGGCTCGTCGACGATCTGCTCGACGTCTCGCGCGTCACGCAGGGCAAGATCGACCTGCGCCTCGGGCCGGTGGATCTGAAGAGCCTGCTCGCGCGTGTGGTGCTCACGACACGCGAGCGCAGCACTAACGCGCGCGGCCAGACGCTCACGCTCGCGCTGCCGGACGTGCCCGTGCAGATCCGCGGCGACATCACGCGCCTCGAACAGATCTTCACGAACCTGCTCGACAACGCGAGCAAGTACACCGACGTCGGCGGTCACATCCGCATGCGCCTCGATCCGATCACATCCGGCGGCGCCACGTTCGCGCGCGTCACGGTGCGCGACGACGGCGTCGGCATCGCGGCCGACGCGCTTCCCATGATCTTCGGCCTCTTCGCGCAGGCCAGCGTGACGCTCGCGCGCTCGCGTGGCGGCCTCGGGATCGGCCTCACGCTCGTGCGCACGCTCGTCGAGCTGCACAGCGGCCAGGTGGAGGCGCGCAGCGAGGGCATCGGGCACGGCGCCGAGTTCGAGGTGCGCTTGCCGCTGCTCGGGGTCGCCGAGGCGGGCGAACGCGCGTCGCAGCGAGGAACCACCGAGCTCCGCCGGCGGCGCGTCTGCATCGTGGAGGACAACGTCGACGCGCAGCAGGCGCTCGGCAATCTCTGCGAGATGTGGGGCCACGAGGTCCACGCCGCCTCGGATGGAATCGTGGGCGTCGGCAAAGTGCTCGAGCTCCTGCCGGACGTGACGCTCATCGACATCGGCCTGCCGGGCATCGACGGGTTCGAGGTGGTGCGGCGGCTGCGCGCCGATCCCCGCGGAAGAGGCCTCTGGCTCGTGGCGCTGACGGGGTATGGATCACCCGAGCAACGCACCTCCGCGCTGGCCGCCGGGTTCGACGTGCACCTCGTCAAACCGGTCGAGGTGCACAAGCTGCAGGAGCTGCTCGACGAGGGGCCCCCGGCCGTGCGCGCCTCGCGGCTCTAA